One genomic segment of Cottoperca gobio chromosome 21, fCotGob3.1, whole genome shotgun sequence includes these proteins:
- the tra2b gene encoding LOW QUALITY PROTEIN: transformer-2 protein homolog beta (The sequence of the model RefSeq protein was modified relative to this genomic sequence to represent the inferred CDS: inserted 2 bases in 1 codon), whose amino-acid sequence MHICHSVAFNMSDNGKGYGERDSRSASRSVSPGGSRKSASRSPARTPAXKDVSRSKSRSRSRSKSGQRNEPMAWSWMVVGSGWTSSSQKDLTPQPLESTWAGPHSGPRRNSRDRGYDRGYDRGGYDRYDDRDHYRSYRRRSPSPYHRGAYRSLSRSHSYSPCESF is encoded by the exons ATGCACATCTGTCATTCAGTGGCTTTTAATATGAGCGACAATGGCAAAGGTTACGGTGAGCGG GATTCTCGCTCTGCATCACGTAGTGTGAGTCCTGGGGGCTCTAGGAAGTCAGCAAGTCGTTCCCCAGCTCGGACGCCTGC CAAAGATGTCTCCCGCTCTAAATCTCGGTCTCGTTCCAGGTCGAAATCTGG GCAAAGGAACGAGCCAATGGCATGGAGCTGGATGGTCGTAGGATCAGGGTGGACTTCTTCATCTCAAAAAGACCTCACACCCCAACCCCTGGAATCTACATGGGCCGGCCCACATA GTGGTCCTCGCCGCAATTCACGAGACCGTGGATACGACCGTGGATACGACAGAGGTGGCTATGATCGCTATGACGACAGGGACCACTACAGGTCATACAG AAGGCGATCTCCGTCCCCTTACCACAGAGGGGCTTACCGGTCTCTGTCCCGATCGCACTCTTATTCTCCCTGTGAGTCTTTTTGA
- the hce2l2 gene encoding low choriolytic enzyme: MERIILLCLVSTCLSAIHAQKFLFSPKWGPVGYKEREENEGTAMDEIIKANGFQASRIIDGTTTLRDGDIAVSSGRRSKVCFARSCLWSKSVDGHVYVAYRLSTDYSEMETKMIKKGMESVEKGTCVRFVPRTHERDYVDIQPKSGCWSYLGARGGRQTVSLQSPGCLRVGVISHEFMHALGFVHEQSRFDRDKYVTIMWPNIWRDRLRNFEKFKTDNLDLPYDYGSIMHFGMFAYSQDGSPTIIPKNNQNSKDIKLGQASSLSHIDKMKINKLYKCGGKDDY; encoded by the exons ATGGAGCGGATTATCCTCTTGTGCCTGGTTTCGACCTGTCTCTCGGCCATACATGCTCAG aaaTTTTTGTTCAGCCCAAAATGGGGCCCCGTTGGCTATAAAG AACGTGAAGAGAATGAGGGGACAGCAATGGATGAAATCATTAAAGCTAATGGGTTCCAAG CTTCCCGAATCATAGACGGCACTACCACTCTCAGAGATGGAGACATAGCTGTTTCTTCTGGAAGGCGCTCCAAAGTCTGCTTTGCTCGTAGCTGCCTCTGGTCTAAGTCAGTGGATGGACATGTCTATGTTGCATATAGGCTCTCAACTGACTACT CTGAAATGGAGACAAAGATGATAAAGAAAGGGATGGAAAGTGTGGAGAAAGGTACCTGTGTGCGGTTTGTTCCTCGGACTCACGAGCGAGACTACGTCGACATCCAGCCAAAGTCTGG GTGTTGGTCCTACCTCGGTGCGCGTGGTGGAAGACAGACTGTGTCTCTCCAGAGCCCCGGCTGCCTCCGGGTTGGAGTGATCTCCCATGAATTCATGCATGCCCTGGGCTTTGTGCACGAGCAGTCCCGCTTTGACCGTGACAAATATGTCACCATCATGTGGCCAAACATTTGGAGGG ATCGTTTGAGGAACTTTGAGAAATTCAAGACCGACAATCTGGACCTACCATATGACTATGGCTCAATCATGCACTTTGGGAT gTTCGCCTACTCTCAGGATGGCTCCCCAACCATCATTCCTAAGAACAACCAGAACAGCAAGGACATAAAGCTTGGCCAGGCATCGTCTCTCAGCCACATCGACAAGATGAAAATCAACAAGCTTTATAAATGTG GTGGCAAAGATGATTACTAA
- the hce2l1 gene encoding high choriolytic enzyme 2 gives MHSITILLGVLFGVLTQAYALPVKNSTGVNEGKVRLKRKYSDEFTDHDEMNIMDQILEVNSRLRVPRGLTFREGDIANSYVRSAITCPGNACLWPKSVDGFVYVPFMLSPLYDDMDRITIETGMQDIATGTCVKFVPRTQEASFLDVQPRYGCWSFLGQTGGSQTLSLQTPGCMWSGVAAHEFMHALGFVHEQSRSDRDHYVSIVWKNIMPDQIHNFRKQVTNNLNSPYDYNSVMHYGRYAFSEDGGPTIIPRPDPYVPIGQRDGPSNLDLHKINVLYNCVLTTGVN, from the exons ATGCATTCTATCACGATCCTTCTGGGTGTCTTGTTTGGCGTGCTGACCCAGGCGTACGCCCTCCCTGTTAAG AATTCTACTGGAGTAAATGAGGGGAAAGTGAGGTTGAAAAGGAAATACTCAG aTGAATTTACAGACCATGATGAAATGAATATAATGGATCAAATCCTGGAAGTCAATAGCA GGTTGCGAGTTCCCCGAGGACTGACCTTCAGAGAGGGAGATATTGCCAACTCGTATGTACGGAGTGCCATAACCTGCCCTGGCAATGCTTGTCTGTGGCCTAAATCCGTTGATGGATTTGTTTATGTTCCCTTCATGCTCTCTCCACTATATG ACGACATGGACAGAATCACCATAGAAACGGGGATGCAAGACATTGCCACTGGAACATGTGTTAAATTTGTTCCACGCACTCAAGAAGCCAGCTTCCTGGATGTTCAGCCTAGATATGG CTGCTGGTCGTTCCTGGGGCAAACTGGAGGAAGCCAGACCCTGTCACTGCAGACTCCTGGGTGCATGTGGTCAGGAGTGGCTGCCCACGAGTTCATGCATGCCCTCGGCTTTGTGCACGAGCAGTCTCGTTCAGACCGAGACCACTATGTCTCAATCGTATGGAAAAACATCATGCCAG ACCAAATTCATAACTTCAGGAAACAGGTGACAAACAATCTGAATAGTCCATATGACTACAACTCTGTCATGCATTATGGAAG ATATGCCTTCTCTGAAGATGGTGGACCAACAATAATCCCCAGACCAGATCCCTACGTTCCCATTGGTCAGCGAGATGGACCCAGTAATCTAGAtcttcataaaataaatgtcctgTATAACTGTG TCCTCACTACAGGTGTCAACTAG